The nucleotide sequence GCTGCTCTGCCATGGGGTAATTACCCCGTCGTCCGGACCTCCGATCAGCACCATACGATTCAGTTTAGTGATACCTTTTCTCGACATCTGTAAATTCGTTGTatttttctcgttgttcacgtatGGAAGGAAGTCACTGTACTTGAAATATAATTCCTGTGGTACAGAAAAGAAGGAAAACGTTCTTAATAAGTTGGAAATAATATATCGACATTTTTAAGTTCTTGCAATATTACTGCAGTATCGAATTGCataaaatttaaacaaattcaCTGCAGTAAGAAATTATTTCGGAACAATTCACTTTAATTTcatagaaaataattttgctCTCTATAGTACATTGCCTACAGTATATTCTATAGTACATTATATAGTAGTACATTTTATGTATATCATCTTCAAAATAAATTACTTAAAACTattcattattttcgattttatGTGTGTTTAAGCTTGAAATATACGAACCTGTTCACGTGGATCATTCCAATAATTAGCAATACTAATAGTTTGGCCAATTTTCGAGTAAAACAGCTCGTAAGCAGTCTTGCAGAACAGGTTCGGGAAAAATAAGTGCAAAAACTTAGCTGTAAGTAAACATATTTGAATCATCAGTCCTACATTGTTTACGTTCAAAGATGGCGTTGCGTACTTCCGTATTCTCCTGCTTGCGGAGAGCTCAAAGAAACAAAATTCCTGACGTTGTGTTCGGGATACTTTTGCAAAATCGCCCTAGCCAACAAACCGCCCTGGCTGTACCCAATTAAATTAATTCCCTCGGGGAACGCAGCACCTATGGAAATCAGATCCATGCCAATTTCCTCCACTTGTCGCCACATGGGTTCCAAGCTACTCCATCCCGCGTACCTCGGAGTATTGTAAATTTGCGTCCCCGGATGCATCTGTAACGAACATTTCAAATCCCCTGTGGCATTAATTTTCCCGCCAATTTCAAGCAAGCGCGACATCTGAAGATATCGCGTTCGAGCGATACTCGTATAATACTCGCCTCCTTGATTCTATCGCTG is from Megalopta genalis isolate 19385.01 chromosome 4, iyMegGena1_principal, whole genome shotgun sequence and encodes:
- the Ppt2 gene encoding palmitoyl-protein thioesterase 2, which produces MAMATSSCRMLTFFLLFLTVFINAAQSYRAVIIIHGVLTGSDSMEVISDRIKEMHPGTQIYNTPRYAGWSSLEPMWRQVEEIGMDLISIGAAFPEGINLIGYSQGGLLARAILQKYPEHNVRNFVSLSSPQAGEYGTKFLHLFFPNLFCKTAYELFYSKIGQTISIANYWNDPREQELYFKYSDFLPYVNNEKNTTNLQMSRKGITKLNRMVLIGGPDDGVITPWQSSHFGYYDANLTVIEMRQRPIYEDDLIGLKTLDINKKLTLITVPNVHHYEWHKNVSIVDDYLLPYLD